Proteins from a single region of Allocatelliglobosispora scoriae:
- a CDS encoding branched-chain amino acid ABC transporter permease, with amino-acid sequence MDRWLFLTVDGLSRGAVYAAFALALVLIWRGARIVNFAQGAMAVATTYAAYSVTAATGSYWLGFATALVGGLLLGAAVERTVMRFVAHTAPLNAVIVALGLVLLLQAVLGMVYGNEFRPIETPFTRDAIVVGGVSLVSRYDLFVFGAVVVLVAVLAALFTRTEMGLRMRAAAFAPEVSRLLGVKVAGMLTLGWALAAAVGALAGMLVIPTELGLHPNAMDLVFVSSFTAAVVGGLDSPPGAVVGGLAVGLVLSYVSGYLGSDLTPIAALALLLAVLLIRPGGLFSGIATRQV; translated from the coding sequence GTGGATCGCTGGCTCTTCCTCACCGTCGACGGGCTCTCCCGGGGCGCCGTCTACGCCGCCTTCGCGCTCGCGCTGGTGCTGATCTGGCGCGGGGCACGCATCGTCAACTTCGCCCAGGGTGCGATGGCGGTCGCGACGACCTACGCCGCATACTCCGTCACCGCCGCCACCGGGTCCTACTGGCTCGGGTTCGCCACCGCCCTCGTCGGCGGGCTGCTGCTCGGGGCCGCCGTCGAACGCACGGTGATGCGGTTCGTCGCGCACACCGCCCCGCTCAACGCCGTCATCGTCGCGCTCGGGCTGGTGCTGCTGCTGCAGGCGGTGCTCGGGATGGTCTACGGCAACGAGTTCCGGCCGATCGAGACGCCCTTCACCCGGGACGCGATCGTCGTGGGCGGGGTGTCCCTGGTCAGCCGTTACGACCTGTTCGTCTTCGGTGCGGTCGTGGTGCTCGTCGCGGTGCTGGCGGCGCTGTTCACGCGTACCGAGATGGGGCTTCGCATGCGAGCCGCAGCCTTCGCTCCGGAGGTCTCGCGACTGCTGGGGGTCAAAGTCGCGGGCATGCTCACGCTCGGCTGGGCGCTCGCCGCGGCCGTGGGGGCCCTCGCCGGGATGCTCGTCATCCCGACCGAGCTGGGCCTGCACCCCAACGCGATGGACCTCGTCTTCGTCTCGTCCTTCACCGCAGCCGTCGTCGGCGGGCTCGACAGCCCGCCCGGCGCGGTCGTCGGCGGCCTCGCCGTCGGGCTGGTGCTGTCCTACGTCAGCGGTTACCTCGGCAGCGACCTCACGCCGATCGCCGCGCTGGCACTGCTCCTCGCGGTGCTGCTCATCCGCCCGGGCGGGCTCTTCTCCGGCATCGCGACGAGGCAGGTATGA
- a CDS encoding branched-chain amino acid ABC transporter permease: MTMPIRSTLLRHLLYTLAGAGVLLAVTSTLEPFRSFQLATVAAYFCATAGLTVLTGLNGQLSLGHGALMAVGAYTVAIAQNMLSDEGFSGGWLLPVSLLAAVLTTVIAGLVIGLAAARLRGPYLAGVTLAVAVTIPALTTAFDEVFNSDQGLSVYLDPPPASLGLTFPLERWQAWIALGTALIVALLLANLVHSRYGRTLRAVRDNEVAARLAGINVARTQVSAFVVSAACAGLGGGLLAVVTQSVSPGAYSLTLSLFLLMAVVVGGLGSLTGAVWGALLLVVLPDLTHTLTEGLSPSAAQRLEGNLSLAVFGLTLIVVMIAAPGGIQGLFRKLTGARS, from the coding sequence ATGACCATGCCGATCCGTTCCACGCTTCTGCGCCACCTCCTCTACACCCTCGCCGGTGCCGGTGTGCTCCTCGCCGTCACGTCCACACTGGAGCCGTTCCGCAGCTTCCAGCTCGCGACCGTCGCCGCCTACTTCTGCGCCACCGCCGGGCTGACCGTCCTCACCGGACTCAACGGCCAGCTCTCGCTGGGGCACGGCGCGCTGATGGCGGTCGGCGCCTACACGGTGGCGATCGCGCAGAACATGCTGAGCGACGAAGGCTTCAGCGGCGGTTGGCTGCTGCCGGTCTCGTTGCTCGCCGCCGTGCTGACGACCGTGATCGCGGGGCTCGTCATCGGGCTCGCCGCCGCTCGGCTGCGCGGGCCCTACCTCGCCGGCGTGACCCTCGCCGTCGCGGTGACGATCCCGGCGCTGACGACCGCGTTCGACGAGGTCTTCAACAGCGACCAGGGGCTCTCGGTCTATCTGGACCCGCCGCCTGCGAGCCTCGGCCTCACCTTCCCGCTCGAACGCTGGCAGGCCTGGATCGCGCTCGGCACGGCGCTGATCGTGGCGCTGCTCCTCGCCAACCTCGTGCACAGCCGTTACGGCCGCACCCTGCGGGCCGTGCGGGACAACGAGGTCGCGGCGCGGCTCGCCGGGATCAACGTGGCGCGGACGCAGGTCTCGGCCTTCGTCGTCAGCGCCGCCTGCGCCGGGCTCGGCGGCGGCCTGCTCGCGGTCGTCACGCAGAGCGTCTCGCCCGGCGCCTACTCGCTCACGCTGTCGCTGTTCCTGCTGATGGCGGTGGTCGTGGGTGGGCTCGGCAGCCTCACCGGCGCGGTCTGGGGGGCCCTGCTGCTGGTGGTGCTGCCGGACCTCACCCACACCCTCACCGAGGGCCTCTCGCCGTCGGCCGCCCAGCGGCTGGAGGGCAACCTCTCGCTCGCCGTCTTCGGGCTCACCCTCATCGTCGTCATGATCGCCGCTCCCGGCGGCATCCAGGGTCTTTTCCGCAAGCTCACCGGGGCTCGGTCCTGA
- a CDS encoding ABC transporter substrate-binding protein, with product MYRSARRGLALAASLTLLVAIAACSSDGDTPGTSAPVPGVTDTEIVVGTHQPLTGPASGGYSKISPATKAYFDYVNAAGGVNGRKITYKVMDDGYNPATTQTAVRQLVLQDKVFAILNGLGTPTHTGVLDFLKTNRVPDLFVASGSRSWDQPDKYPGTFGFQPDYTVEGKILANHVKANFAGQKTCFFGQNDDFGRDSLAGVTKILGADGVAAKQEYVVTNTNIGPQIGALKAAGCQVVILATVPGFTALSLGTAARLAFRPQWIVSSVGGDYTTLAKTLGDAGKPLLEGLTGANYLPAASDTGNPWIQLFQKINKEHNGDAPFDGNIIYGMSVGYLFVQALLAAGKDLTREGIIAAVEKGGFKGPGLAPFLFAKGDHSGYGGMRMMKVTAGVQSYFGPTFKTDEAEAPVTEYADPAVTPPTSGVPTA from the coding sequence ATGTATCGCTCGGCACGGCGTGGGCTCGCCCTCGCTGCTTCCCTGACCCTGCTGGTCGCCATCGCCGCATGCAGCAGTGACGGCGACACCCCCGGCACGTCAGCTCCCGTTCCCGGCGTCACCGACACCGAGATCGTCGTCGGTACGCATCAGCCGCTCACCGGCCCCGCGTCCGGCGGCTACTCCAAGATCTCGCCCGCGACGAAGGCGTACTTCGACTACGTCAACGCGGCCGGCGGCGTCAACGGCCGGAAGATCACCTACAAGGTGATGGACGACGGCTACAACCCGGCCACCACGCAGACCGCCGTGCGCCAGCTCGTGCTGCAGGACAAGGTCTTCGCGATCCTCAACGGCCTCGGTACGCCGACCCACACCGGCGTACTGGACTTCCTCAAGACCAACCGGGTCCCGGACCTCTTCGTCGCCTCCGGCAGCCGCAGCTGGGACCAGCCCGACAAGTACCCGGGCACCTTCGGCTTCCAGCCCGACTACACGGTCGAGGGCAAGATCCTCGCCAACCACGTGAAGGCGAACTTCGCCGGGCAGAAGACCTGCTTCTTCGGCCAGAACGACGACTTCGGCCGGGACAGCCTCGCCGGTGTCACGAAGATCCTCGGTGCGGACGGTGTCGCCGCCAAGCAGGAGTACGTCGTCACCAACACCAACATCGGCCCGCAGATCGGCGCACTCAAGGCGGCCGGTTGCCAGGTTGTCATCCTCGCCACGGTGCCCGGCTTCACCGCGCTCTCGCTGGGCACGGCCGCTCGCCTCGCCTTCCGTCCGCAGTGGATCGTCTCCAGCGTCGGCGGTGACTACACCACGCTCGCCAAGACCCTCGGCGACGCCGGTAAGCCGCTGCTGGAGGGCCTGACCGGCGCCAACTACCTGCCCGCCGCCTCCGACACGGGCAACCCGTGGATCCAGCTCTTCCAGAAGATCAACAAGGAGCACAACGGGGACGCGCCGTTCGACGGCAACATCATCTACGGCATGTCCGTCGGCTACCTCTTCGTCCAGGCGCTCCTCGCCGCGGGCAAGGACCTCACCCGCGAGGGCATCATCGCCGCGGTCGAGAAGGGCGGCTTCAAGGGCCCCGGCCTGGCACCCTTCCTCTTCGCCAAGGGCGACCACTCCGGTTACGGCGGCATGCGCATGATGAAGGTGACGGCGGGCGTCCAGTCGTACTTCGGCCCCACCTTCAAGACCGACGAGGCAGAGGCTCCGGTAACGGAGTACGCCGACCCCGCGGTCACGCCCCCCACGTCGGGTGTCCCCACCGCCTGA
- a CDS encoding TetR/AcrR family transcriptional regulator, translating to MTEVDSPARVDGRTARAERTRAAIVEAHLGLIVEGDLRPTGEKIAARAGTSLRALWTNFKDMEALFAASGERLFQQLAAEHRPIDSALPLPRRVEEFCDQRARMLEILAPAARAARLREPFSAQLRENKTKMIASVRAEIELLFARELELDPIEREQLLQALSVASTWASWSMLRDELALPIAEARAVMSRTVTALLLAAIAGGLR from the coding sequence ATGACCGAGGTGGATTCGCCTGCGCGGGTGGACGGGCGCACGGCGCGGGCCGAGCGGACCCGGGCCGCGATCGTCGAGGCGCACCTCGGGCTGATCGTCGAGGGCGACCTCCGGCCGACGGGGGAGAAGATCGCCGCGCGGGCCGGCACCTCGCTGCGCGCGCTCTGGACCAACTTCAAGGACATGGAGGCGCTCTTCGCCGCCTCCGGCGAGCGCCTCTTCCAGCAGCTCGCCGCCGAGCACCGGCCGATCGACAGCGCGCTGCCGCTGCCGCGCCGCGTCGAGGAGTTCTGCGACCAGCGGGCGCGCATGCTGGAGATCCTCGCCCCGGCCGCCCGCGCCGCGCGTCTGCGCGAGCCGTTCTCGGCTCAGCTCCGCGAGAACAAAACCAAAATGATCGCCTCGGTACGCGCGGAGATAGAACTCCTCTTCGCCCGCGAGCTGGAGCTGGACCCGATCGAGCGGGAGCAGCTCCTGCAGGCGCTCTCGGTCGCGAGCACCTGGGCGTCGTGGTCGATGCTCCGTGACGAGCTGGCCCTGCCGATCGCCGAGGCCCGGGCCGTCATGAGCCGCACGGTCACCGCCCTCCTGTTGGCGGCCATCGCCGGCGGCCTCCGCTAA
- a CDS encoding aldo/keto reductase, whose product MPTDEITAGSAGTWTLGDLTVNRIGFGSMRLTGSAAFDLGVPSNRDRSIAVLRRAIELGVDHIDTAAFYFSRLRSANELINTALAPYREGLVITTKVGPSRDASGAWVGLARPDQLRGQVEENLRQLGRDHMDVVNLRLHGVDSIAEHFGALAELRDAGMIRHLGISNARPEHLEQALAIAPVVCVQNAYGIDLGRHNDEFVRDLGVRGIAFVPFFAVTSTGRETGGVAETAAVLAVARAHGATPAQVRLAWTLHQGPHVLAIPGTGNPDHLTENVAAGALRLTAEELARLSAP is encoded by the coding sequence ATGCCAACTGATGAGATCACCGCGGGCTCGGCCGGGACCTGGACGCTCGGGGACCTGACCGTCAACCGGATCGGCTTCGGCTCGATGCGCCTCACCGGCAGCGCCGCCTTCGACCTCGGGGTGCCGAGCAACCGCGACCGATCCATCGCCGTCCTGCGTCGCGCGATCGAGCTCGGCGTCGACCACATCGACACGGCGGCCTTCTACTTCTCCCGGCTGCGCTCCGCGAACGAGCTGATCAACACGGCGCTGGCGCCCTACCGGGAGGGGCTCGTCATCACGACGAAGGTGGGTCCGAGCCGGGACGCGTCCGGCGCGTGGGTGGGACTGGCCCGGCCGGATCAGCTCCGCGGGCAGGTCGAGGAGAACCTCCGCCAGCTCGGCCGGGACCACATGGACGTCGTCAACCTGAGGCTGCACGGGGTCGACTCGATCGCCGAGCACTTCGGCGCGCTCGCCGAACTGCGCGACGCGGGCATGATCCGCCACCTCGGCATCTCCAACGCCCGACCCGAGCACCTCGAGCAGGCATTGGCGATCGCACCGGTGGTGTGCGTACAGAACGCGTACGGCATCGACCTGGGTCGCCACAACGACGAGTTCGTTCGGGACCTCGGAGTTCGGGGCATCGCGTTCGTACCGTTCTTCGCCGTGACGAGTACGGGCCGCGAGACCGGCGGGGTGGCGGAGACCGCGGCGGTGCTCGCGGTGGCACGGGCGCACGGTGCGACACCCGCACAGGTACGCCTCGCTTGGACCCTGCACCAGGGACCGCATGTGCTGGCGATCCCCGGCACCGGCAACCCCGACCACCTCACCGAGAACGTCGCCGCCGGAGCCCTGCGCCTCACGGCCGAGGAGCTGGCCCGCCTCAGCGCCCCTTAA
- a CDS encoding alcohol dehydrogenase catalytic domain-containing protein yields the protein MSRTVRAFVARDRDTPPGIEEITLPETGPHQVRVRILAAGVCHTDLSMVNGTLSPQFPLVLGHEAAGVVVETGSAVRSVHIGDHVILNWSPACRECWFCDNGEPWICETSGTPSYPGGSTRDGVPVNVTLGLGSLAEEVVVGESAVVPFPAEVPAEQAALLGCAVLTGVGAVRNTAGVAEGDTVAVIGLGGVGLSVVIAARAAGAAQVIAVDVTEAKRDLALAAGATDFLLAGDTLVKAIRTATGGRGVDHAFECVGRSASITAAWKGTRRGGSVTVLGIGKRDDLVTLGALDIFHSARTLRSSVYGSSDPDRDLPVLAQSVLDGDLDLRPLISHRITLDEAPEAFARLSRGEGARSVVVF from the coding sequence ATGAGCCGCACGGTGCGGGCCTTCGTCGCCCGCGACCGGGACACCCCGCCCGGCATCGAGGAGATCACGCTGCCCGAGACCGGACCGCACCAGGTACGCGTCCGCATCCTCGCGGCCGGGGTCTGCCACACCGACCTCTCCATGGTCAACGGCACGCTGAGCCCGCAGTTCCCGCTGGTCCTCGGCCATGAGGCGGCCGGCGTCGTGGTCGAGACCGGCTCCGCCGTCCGGTCAGTCCACATCGGTGATCACGTGATCCTCAACTGGTCGCCCGCCTGCCGCGAGTGCTGGTTCTGCGACAACGGCGAGCCGTGGATCTGCGAGACGTCGGGGACCCCGTCCTACCCGGGCGGGTCCACCCGCGACGGTGTGCCGGTCAACGTGACGCTCGGGCTGGGCTCGCTCGCCGAGGAGGTCGTCGTCGGGGAGAGCGCCGTGGTGCCGTTCCCCGCCGAGGTACCCGCCGAGCAGGCCGCACTGCTGGGCTGCGCGGTCCTGACGGGCGTCGGTGCCGTACGCAACACCGCCGGCGTGGCCGAGGGCGACACGGTCGCGGTCATCGGGCTCGGCGGGGTCGGGCTCTCCGTCGTCATCGCCGCCCGGGCCGCCGGAGCCGCGCAGGTCATCGCCGTCGACGTCACCGAGGCGAAGCGCGACCTCGCTCTCGCGGCGGGCGCCACCGACTTCCTGCTCGCCGGAGACACGCTGGTCAAGGCGATCCGCACCGCGACCGGCGGCCGGGGTGTCGACCACGCCTTCGAGTGCGTCGGCCGGTCGGCGAGCATCACGGCCGCGTGGAAGGGCACCCGGCGCGGTGGCAGCGTCACGGTCCTCGGCATCGGCAAGCGCGACGACCTGGTCACCCTCGGCGCGCTCGACATCTTCCACTCGGCCCGGACGTTGCGGTCGTCGGTTTACGGCTCGTCGGATCCCGATCGCGACCTACCCGTACTCGCGCAGTCCGTTCTCGACGGCGACCTCGACCTGCGCCCGCTGATCAGCCACCGGATCACCTTGGACGAGGCCCCCGAGGCTTTCGCCCGCCTGTCCCGAGGCGAGGGCGCCCGCTCCGTCGTCGTCTTCTAA
- a CDS encoding aldehyde dehydrogenase family protein, whose translation MAATRPGIDDRSAHFIGGTWTAPHGTGTIAVEDPFTEQALAHVPAGDAHDVDAAVSAARAAWPGWAVLSPAERSAHLARLHEELTARAELIATTVALELGTPMKLATRVQAGLPLTVLASCVELAAAPPAALSIKNTEVVREPVGVVGAITPWNYPLHQVVAKVAPALAAGCTVVLKPSELTPLVAYVLFDAVAAAGLPPGVVNLVSGTGPDVGAAIAAHPGVDMVSFTGSTATGALISHLAADRIARVALELGGKSANVILPDADLAQAVKVGVGNALLNSGQTCTAWTRMLVHRDHYDEAVSLAAAAMTGYTMGDPFDPATRVGPLVSAGQRDRVRGFIDTGLAEGARAVVGGLDAEVPPSGYFVAPTLLADVSPDSTVAQEEIFGPVLSVLAFDDDDHAVQIANNSRYGLAGGVWSGDPDRATAVAKRLRTGAVDINGGAFNPLAPFGGYKQSGLGRELGHFGLEEFMQIKAIQR comes from the coding sequence ATGGCAGCGACCCGCCCCGGCATCGACGACCGCTCCGCGCACTTCATCGGCGGCACCTGGACGGCCCCGCACGGCACCGGCACCATCGCCGTCGAGGACCCCTTCACCGAGCAGGCGCTCGCCCACGTCCCGGCCGGTGACGCGCACGATGTCGACGCCGCCGTCTCCGCAGCCCGCGCGGCATGGCCCGGGTGGGCGGTGCTCTCCCCCGCCGAGCGCTCGGCGCACCTCGCGAGGCTGCACGAGGAGCTCACGGCCCGCGCCGAGCTGATCGCGACCACGGTCGCCCTCGAACTCGGCACCCCGATGAAGCTCGCCACGCGGGTCCAGGCCGGCCTGCCGCTCACGGTCCTGGCGAGCTGCGTCGAACTCGCCGCAGCACCGCCCGCAGCGCTCTCGATCAAGAACACCGAGGTGGTACGCGAGCCGGTCGGCGTCGTCGGCGCCATCACCCCGTGGAACTACCCCCTGCACCAGGTCGTCGCCAAGGTGGCCCCGGCGTTGGCGGCGGGCTGCACGGTCGTGCTCAAGCCCAGCGAGCTGACGCCGCTCGTGGCGTACGTCCTCTTCGACGCCGTCGCCGCCGCCGGCCTGCCCCCCGGCGTCGTCAACCTCGTCAGCGGCACCGGCCCCGACGTGGGTGCCGCCATCGCCGCCCACCCCGGCGTCGACATGGTCTCCTTCACCGGCTCCACCGCGACCGGAGCGCTCATCTCGCACCTGGCCGCCGACCGCATCGCCCGGGTAGCCCTGGAGCTCGGCGGCAAATCCGCCAACGTGATCCTCCCCGACGCCGATCTCGCGCAGGCGGTGAAGGTCGGCGTCGGCAACGCCCTGCTCAACTCCGGCCAGACCTGCACCGCCTGGACCCGGATGCTGGTCCACCGCGACCACTACGACGAGGCGGTCTCGCTGGCGGCGGCGGCGATGACGGGCTACACGATGGGCGACCCCTTCGACCCGGCCACCCGCGTCGGCCCGCTCGTCTCGGCGGGTCAGCGGGACCGGGTGCGCGGTTTCATCGACACCGGCCTCGCCGAAGGCGCCCGCGCCGTCGTCGGCGGCCTCGATGCCGAGGTCCCGCCGTCGGGCTACTTCGTCGCGCCCACCCTGCTCGCCGACGTTTCTCCCGACAGCACCGTGGCCCAGGAGGAGATCTTCGGACCGGTGCTGAGCGTGCTCGCCTTCGACGACGACGACCACGCGGTCCAGATCGCCAACAACTCCCGCTACGGCCTCGCCGGCGGTGTCTGGTCCGGCGATCCCGACCGGGCCACGGCCGTCGCCAAGCGCTTGCGTACGGGTGCCGTCGACATCAACGGCGGCGCCTTCAACCCCCTCGCCCCGTTCGGCGGCTACAAGCAGTCCGGGCTCGGCCGCGAGCTGGGGCACTTCGGTCTGGAGGAGTTCATGCAGATCAAGGCGATCCAGCGATGA